In a single window of the Chitinophagaceae bacterium genome:
- a CDS encoding SDR family NAD(P)-dependent oxidoreductase, whose protein sequence is MTKTAIVTGSSKGIGFKVTELFLKEGYKVAGWSRSKTKIDHKNFIHIDTDMGDEKSVLKALESSKAFLGDALSVLINNAGLGYFSKTEEMSSQQWLEMFNTNVHGIFYATKAAIPYMRKAGGGHIFNIASIAGLTGVQEGAGYSATKFAVRGFSESLFKEVRKDNIKVSCIYPGSVNTEFFRHVDSVKANDTMLWPEDVADMILYFINTPGNFLPVNIEIRPMAAKYN, encoded by the coding sequence ATGACTAAAACAGCAATAGTAACCGGAAGTAGTAAAGGCATAGGCTTTAAAGTGACAGAATTATTCCTGAAAGAAGGATATAAAGTTGCGGGCTGGAGCAGAAGTAAAACAAAAATTGACCATAAAAACTTCATCCACATTGACACGGATATGGGTGATGAAAAATCTGTATTAAAAGCTCTTGAAAGCAGTAAAGCATTTTTAGGTGATGCCTTAAGTGTATTAATAAATAATGCAGGCTTAGGCTATTTCTCCAAAACAGAAGAGATGTCTTCTCAGCAATGGCTTGAAATGTTTAACACTAATGTCCATGGAATATTTTATGCCACCAAAGCGGCAATTCCTTACATGCGCAAAGCCGGAGGCGGACACATTTTCAATATTGCATCTATAGCCGGACTCACAGGAGTTCAGGAAGGTGCCGGATATTCGGCAACAAAATTTGCGGTCAGAGGTTTTTCAGAATCTTTATTCAAGGAAGTCAGAAAAGACAACATCAAAGTAAGCTGTATTTATCCCGGCTCTGTAAATACTGAATTTTTCAGGCATGTAGATTCTGTAAAAGCAAATGACACCATGCTTTGGCCAGAAGATGTAGCCGATATGATTCTATATTTTATCAACACTCCGGGAAATTTTTTACCGGTTAATATCGAAATTCGCCCAATGGCTGCCAAATACAATTAA
- a CDS encoding pyruvate dehydrogenase complex E1 component subunit beta — protein sequence MKKVRLREAIREAMEEEMRRDELVFLMGEEVAEYNGAYKVSEGMLDEFGAKRIIDTPISELGFAGLGVGAAMNGLRPIVEFMTFNFAVLAFDQIVNSAAKMLAMTGGEFKCPIVFRGPSGSAGQLGAQHSQSFESWMANTPGLKVISISNPYDAKGLLKSAIRDEDPVIFMESEVMYSDTGEIPEEEYLIPIGKADIKQEGSDVTIVSFNKMVKVALDAAKELKKDGISAEVIDLRTIRPLDYETILKSVKKTNRIIVVEEAWPFGAVSTEIAYSVQRLAFDYMDAPLIRVNTADTPLHYAPTHVKAFLPDVEKVVKAVKEVMYIKK from the coding sequence ATGAAAAAAGTCAGACTAAGAGAAGCTATTAGAGAAGCAATGGAAGAAGAAATGCGCAGAGATGAGTTAGTATTTCTAATGGGTGAAGAAGTTGCTGAGTATAATGGTGCATACAAAGTCAGCGAAGGTATGCTGGACGAATTTGGAGCTAAAAGAATTATTGACACCCCAATTTCAGAATTAGGTTTTGCCGGTTTAGGAGTTGGTGCTGCAATGAACGGATTGCGACCGATAGTTGAATTTATGACATTTAACTTTGCTGTTTTAGCTTTTGATCAAATTGTAAACTCAGCTGCTAAAATGTTGGCTATGACGGGTGGTGAATTTAAGTGTCCCATAGTTTTCAGAGGCCCCAGTGGTTCTGCCGGTCAGTTGGGCGCGCAACACTCCCAAAGTTTTGAAAGCTGGATGGCTAATACGCCCGGCCTTAAAGTAATTTCTATTTCTAATCCTTATGATGCCAAAGGGCTTCTAAAATCTGCTATCAGAGATGAAGACCCGGTGATTTTTATGGAATCTGAGGTAATGTATTCTGATACCGGCGAAATTCCTGAAGAGGAATATCTGATCCCAATTGGCAAAGCAGATATTAAGCAAGAGGGTTCTGATGTAACTATTGTTTCTTTTAACAAAATGGTTAAAGTAGCACTTGATGCAGCAAAAGAACTGAAAAAAGACGGCATAAGTGCTGAAGTTATAGACTTAAGAACAATACGTCCTCTCGATTATGAAACGATTCTCAAATCTGTAAAAAAGACAAACAGAATCATAGTAGTTGAAGAAGCCTGGCCTTTTGGAGCTGTTTCTACTGAAATTGCATACAGCGTTCAGCGACTGGCATTTGATTATATGGATGCACCTTTAATCAGAGTTAATACTGCAGACACACCATTGCATTATGCCCCGACTCATGTGAAAGCATTTTTACCTGATGTTGAAAAAGTTGTGAAAGCGGTTAAAGAAGTAATGTATATCAAAAAGTAA
- a CDS encoding T9SS C-terminal target domain-containing protein, with protein sequence MRFIFLIFIFFSIERIQAQIVIPFAAPSASEVFDFKEAGQVFAIDYKAAGQNIVWDFSTVVAVDDVSEVYLSSFSVPFQFYPAFTNPISPPISNIARENPAFDFPGPGFDIDDSYIFYHTSNDAFLDMGFAFLINSIPITARYDNPEVILEFPLTFSNQWSSESTADVDIPSLAYWQQQRESSSEVDAYGQLILPNNVSVEVLKVTTTVLVKDSIFNYVIGFPFSPPARLETSYRWYAESYNLPVFEVLTQSAQAGGNEQVTLVRYKEINVNNVNSPNDFIDHFYVHENIAHISLKNTNEKIKLNIYDVSGRKVKDYQVLNRSDYKIDLNSLQTSGVYYLHFQTKSGMQSVKSVFIP encoded by the coding sequence ATGAGGTTTATATTTTTAATATTTATATTTTTTTCGATTGAGAGAATACAGGCACAAATAGTTATTCCTTTTGCAGCTCCGTCAGCATCTGAGGTTTTTGATTTTAAAGAAGCCGGTCAGGTGTTTGCAATTGACTATAAGGCTGCCGGACAAAATATAGTGTGGGATTTCTCAACAGTTGTTGCAGTAGATGATGTTTCTGAGGTTTACCTGAGCTCGTTTTCTGTCCCTTTTCAGTTCTATCCGGCATTTACAAATCCTATTTCTCCACCTATTTCAAATATCGCCAGAGAAAATCCGGCATTTGATTTCCCGGGACCCGGCTTTGATATTGATGATTCCTATATTTTTTATCATACTTCTAATGATGCATTTTTAGATATGGGTTTTGCTTTTTTGATAAACTCAATTCCTATAACAGCCAGATATGATAATCCTGAGGTTATACTTGAATTTCCCTTAACTTTTTCTAATCAATGGTCAAGTGAGAGCACTGCCGACGTTGATATTCCATCTTTAGCTTATTGGCAGCAGCAAAGAGAAAGTTCATCTGAAGTTGATGCCTATGGGCAGCTTATTTTACCGAATAACGTCAGTGTTGAGGTTTTAAAAGTAACAACAACAGTTTTAGTAAAAGACAGTATTTTTAATTATGTGATAGGATTTCCTTTTAGTCCGCCTGCCAGACTGGAAACTTCTTATCGATGGTATGCAGAAAGCTATAATTTACCGGTTTTTGAAGTTTTAACTCAATCAGCTCAAGCCGGTGGGAATGAACAAGTTACTTTAGTTCGATATAAGGAAATCAATGTTAATAATGTTAACAGCCCCAATGATTTCATAGATCATTTTTATGTGCATGAAAATATTGCACACATTTCATTAAAGAATACTAATGAAAAAATTAAATTAAATATCTATGATGTTAGTGGCAGAAAAGTAAAAGACTACCAAGTCTTAAATCGCTCAGATTATAAAATTGATCTCAACTCACTACAGACTTCAGGAGTTTATTATCTACATTTTCAAACGAAAAGTGGAATGCAATCAGTCAAATCTGTATTTATACCCTAA